The following is a genomic window from Opitutus sp. ER46.
CCAATGCGTACGTCGAGAAGCGCGCGCCGTGGAAGCTCGGCAAGTCGGCTGAGGCAAAGGATCAGGCTTTGTTGCGCACCTCCCTCGCCACCATGGCCGAGGCGCTTCGGCTGGCGGTCGCGGTGATGCAGCACGTGACGCCGACGGCCACACAGAAGATCAACGCCGTGCTCGGCTACACCCCGGGCGCGCGTTGGCAGGACGAACTCGTCTGGGGCGCCAAGCTCAACGGCGCCAAGGTCGAGGCCGCGCTCGTGCTCTTCCCGCGTCCCACGCCGCCCGCCACGCCCGCGCCGGCCGCCGGCGCGAAGCCGGCGGCGCCCAAGGCGAAAGCCCCGAAGCCGCCCAAGCCTGGCAAACCTGACACCGGCGCCGCGCCGACGGCGGGGCGCTGAGCCGAGACGATCCGCGGCCACGAGGGTGAACCACGAATGGACACGAAGGGACACGAAGGATCGGGCGCAGCGTCGACGATCAGCCGCGGAATGCGGACTAATGTTCGTCGCTCGGCGGCTCGCCGTGTGAGTCGTGGGTCACCTGCGCGCCGCGGACTGGGTTCGGCGGCGACGCACCCATGAAGATCCTGCCGCTGCATCCGGCCGACAACGCGTCGCCCGACGCGCTGCGCGCGTTTCTCGCGCAGTGCCGGGAGGCGGCGCGCCGGGCCGGCCGGCCGCAGTTGGTGAGTATCTCGCTGGCGGTCGAGGCGCTGGATCCGCTGGCGGTGCTGGAGTCGATCTTCGAGTCCACCGAGCCGCACTTCTACGCCGAGCGTCCCTCGACCGAGACGGCCATCGCCGGCGCCGAGGTTGCGCTCCGTTGCGAGGCCGCGGGACCCGAGCGCTTCGCGACCGTGCAGCGCTGGGTGACCGAAACGCTGGAGCACACGATCGCGGTCGGCGACGTCGACGCGCCGTTTGGCGGGCCGCATTTCTTCGCTGGGTTTGGCTTTGCGGACGACGCGGAGCCGGGCCAGCCGTTCGGACCGGCATCGGTGTTCGTGCCGCGCTGGCAGGTCTCGCTCGCAGGGGCGACGACGACCGCGGTGGCGAATCTCGTGGTCGGGCCCGACGAGGCGATCGATCCGCTGACCGAGCGGGTCTGGCGGGCGCACGGCAAGTTTCGCCGCTTCGACTACGCGGCTCCGAGTCCGGCCGGCGCGACGGTGCGATCGCGGTCGCGCAGTGCGCGGCAGAGCACAGAGGTGGGCGATTACCGGGCGGCGGTGGCGAAGGCTCTGACGAGGATCGAGGCCGGTGGGTTGAACAAGATCGTGCTGGCGCGCGCGCGCGACGTGGAGGCCGACCAGCCGTTTCACCCGCTGGAGATGCTGAACGGCCTGCGGCAGCGATTCCCGGACTGCTATGCGTTTTCGTTCACGAACGGCCGCGGCCCGAGCTTCATCGGCGCCACGCCGGAGCGCCTGGTGCGCGTGAGTCAGGGTGTGCTCGAGACCGAGGCGCTCGCGGGCTCGGCGGCGCGCGGGCAGACCGCGACGGAAGACGCCGCGCTCGGGGCGGCGCTGGCGCGGAGCGAGAAGGACCTGCGCGAGCAGCGCCAGGTGCTCGACGACATCGTGGCGCGGCTGAGCGCGCTGGGATTGAAGCCGACCTTTCCGGCGCAGCCGCAAGTGCGGCGGCTGGCGAACGTGCAGCATTTGCAGACACCGATCCGCGCCGAGCTGCCGACGCAGGTGCGGTTGCTCGACGTGGTGGCGGCGATGCACCCGACGCCGGCCGTCGGCGGCAACCCGCGACCCGTGGCGGTGCCGCTCATCCGCGAGCTGGAGGGTTTTCCGCGGGGCCTGTACGCCGGCGCGCTGGGCTGGATGAACGCGCGCGGCGGCGGGGAGTTTTTCGTTGGCATTCGGTCCGCCCTGGTCGAGGGCCCGCATGCCCGGGTCTATGCCGGCGCGGGCATCGTGGCCGGCTCGACTCCGGAAAAGGAATACGCCGAGACCGACCTGAAATTCCGCGCCATGCTCGACGCCTTCGGGCTGACGTAAACGGCAGCCGCGCGCCGCGGCGGCCTAATGGAGAATTAAGAATGCAGAATGTAGAATTCTGCGGGGGGCGGCGCTGCAGCCTAGGACGAAGGGAAGAGGCGGACGTGGGCTGTCGCGGGCCAGGGGGAAGTCAGCTGCCAGTGAAGAAAGTTGGGATGATCGATTTCTTTGGCTCTTCGCTGAAGCGAAGTGTCTAGGAAGCATTTGATATAATTGGATAGAGTCACATCCGCTGCCTTTCACCTTTCGCGGCATCGACCTTTACATCTGTCATAGACCCGGCAGGGTTTCCTAACGGTGCTGAAGGCAATGAGATCAATCGTGGCTAGCGGACTGGTTATCGCAGCATGCGTG
Proteins encoded in this region:
- a CDS encoding isochorismate synthase, whose protein sequence is MKILPLHPADNASPDALRAFLAQCREAARRAGRPQLVSISLAVEALDPLAVLESIFESTEPHFYAERPSTETAIAGAEVALRCEAAGPERFATVQRWVTETLEHTIAVGDVDAPFGGPHFFAGFGFADDAEPGQPFGPASVFVPRWQVSLAGATTTAVANLVVGPDEAIDPLTERVWRAHGKFRRFDYAAPSPAGATVRSRSRSARQSTEVGDYRAAVAKALTRIEAGGLNKIVLARARDVEADQPFHPLEMLNGLRQRFPDCYAFSFTNGRGPSFIGATPERLVRVSQGVLETEALAGSAARGQTATEDAALGAALARSEKDLREQRQVLDDIVARLSALGLKPTFPAQPQVRRLANVQHLQTPIRAELPTQVRLLDVVAAMHPTPAVGGNPRPVAVPLIRELEGFPRGLYAGALGWMNARGGGEFFVGIRSALVEGPHARVYAGAGIVAGSTPEKEYAETDLKFRAMLDAFGLT